Proteins encoded by one window of bacterium:
- the ftsW gene encoding putative lipid II flippase FtsW → MPRARNYDQILFLTVVMLIGLGLVMVYSSSALVAEGSRYQVSPFYFLKKQALYAGLAMLVLFCTMSVPYGWWRTWTYVILLSSLILLMLVFLPALGRQSGGAMRWLNLAGITFQPAEIAKFALMLYLAHFLTKKAEAIGNMKAIFLPLCIVLGFSLLLIVKQPDLGTSVLVMAVAFALIFAAGARKSHLFGLGLLFLTVLAGRIYLIDYQWRRIVTFLDPWKDPKKGGYQIIQSLCALGTGGWFGLGLGQGIQKRGYLPEAHTDFIFSVIGEELGLIGALAVLVLFGVFIWRGFRISRQSKDPFACYLALGVTCLIGLQALINVGVAAGVLPTKGLPLPFVSYGGSSLVVNAVAAGILLNISQHA, encoded by the coding sequence ATGCCGAGGGCTAGGAACTACGATCAGATTCTCTTTCTAACGGTGGTGATGCTCATCGGCCTGGGGCTGGTCATGGTGTACAGTTCAAGCGCACTGGTGGCCGAGGGTTCCCGCTACCAGGTGTCGCCCTTTTACTTCCTGAAGAAACAGGCCCTGTATGCCGGGCTGGCCATGCTGGTTCTCTTTTGCACGATGTCTGTTCCCTATGGCTGGTGGCGTACCTGGACCTATGTGATCCTTCTGTCGTCGCTCATCCTGCTGATGCTGGTCTTCCTTCCCGCTCTGGGAAGACAGTCCGGCGGAGCCATGCGGTGGCTGAATCTTGCCGGTATCACCTTTCAACCGGCTGAGATTGCCAAATTTGCCCTGATGCTGTATCTGGCGCATTTTCTGACCAAAAAGGCGGAAGCAATCGGAAATATGAAGGCCATATTTCTGCCGCTGTGCATTGTCCTTGGCTTTTCGCTTCTCCTGATTGTGAAGCAGCCGGACCTTGGCACCAGTGTGCTGGTTATGGCCGTAGCCTTTGCCCTGATCTTTGCCGCAGGAGCCAGAAAAAGCCACCTTTTCGGGCTGGGCCTGCTATTTCTGACAGTTCTGGCGGGACGGATTTACCTGATCGATTATCAATGGCGAAGAATCGTGACCTTCCTGGACCCCTGGAAAGACCCGAAAAAGGGAGGATATCAGATAATTCAATCCTTATGTGCCCTGGGCACCGGAGGGTGGTTTGGTCTGGGTCTGGGACAGGGAATCCAAAAGCGGGGGTATCTTCCCGAAGCGCATACGGATTTCATTTTTTCCGTTATTGGCGAGGAGCTTGGCCTGATCGGTGCACTGGCTGTTCTGGTCCTGTTCGGGGTGTTCATCTGGCGGGGATTCAGGATCAGCCGCCAGAGCAAGGACCCCTTTGCCTGTTACCTGGCCCTGGGAGTCACCTGTCTGATCGGCCTGCAGGCGCTGATTAATGTCGGCGTAGCCGCAGGAGTATTACCAACCAAGGGGCTGCCCCTGCCATTTGTCAGTTACGGCGGCTCTTCCCTGGTGGTGAATGCTGTAGCTGCGGGAATTTTACTGAATATCTCTCAACATGCGTAA
- the murG gene encoding undecaprenyldiphospho-muramoylpentapeptide beta-N-acetylglucosaminyltransferase has translation MNIILAGGGTGGHLYPGVAIAQEFRRQRPDSQILFCITRRKIDQQIISEEGWRYSTLPVESFRGVSWRTVRALGGLAWSIRQAGRLVQSFHPLLIIGLGAYPSVPMIVAGKWHRVPLVIQEQNIFPGGANKMLARWAERVFISFAGTEKYFPSVPDERIILTGNPVRQAAAGSEGESNSSFRSLLGLEEGKFTLLIFGGSKGAHRINEAVLEGLAGLPKGLGEKLQIIHQTGQEDFYRVQQHYQELPVRATALPFIYRMMEAYQSADLVVCRAGATTVAEITLMGKAAIMIPYPYAVNDHQAMNAAELQKVGAAEMILERDLTGAGLWARIQTLMEHPQMLAKMQEESKRLGKPEAASRIVQECLKVVGEKSGVRSQEPE, from the coding sequence ATGAACATCATCCTGGCTGGCGGAGGAACAGGCGGGCATCTGTATCCCGGAGTGGCTATTGCCCAGGAGTTTCGGAGGCAGAGGCCGGATTCCCAGATTCTGTTTTGCATAACCAGGCGAAAGATCGACCAGCAGATTATTTCCGAAGAAGGATGGAGATACAGTACACTGCCGGTCGAAAGTTTCCGGGGTGTTTCCTGGCGTACCGTGCGGGCTTTGGGGGGTCTTGCCTGGAGCATCCGGCAGGCAGGCCGTCTGGTGCAGAGCTTTCATCCATTGCTGATCATCGGCCTTGGGGCGTACCCTTCGGTTCCGATGATCGTGGCCGGAAAATGGCACAGGGTTCCGCTCGTCATCCAGGAGCAGAACATTTTTCCCGGAGGAGCGAATAAGATGCTGGCCAGATGGGCTGAGCGGGTGTTTATCTCATTTGCGGGTACGGAAAAGTATTTTCCTTCCGTGCCCGACGAGAGAATCATCCTGACCGGAAACCCTGTCCGCCAGGCAGCAGCCGGGAGTGAGGGTGAGAGTAACAGCAGTTTTCGGTCACTGCTTGGCCTGGAAGAAGGGAAATTCACCCTGCTGATCTTTGGCGGGAGCAAAGGTGCGCACAGGATCAACGAGGCGGTGCTGGAAGGGCTGGCCGGCCTTCCCAAGGGGCTTGGTGAGAAGCTTCAGATCATCCACCAGACCGGGCAGGAGGATTTTTACCGTGTGCAGCAGCACTATCAGGAACTTCCGGTCAGGGCAACAGCCCTGCCCTTCATCTACCGGATGATGGAAGCCTATCAGTCGGCGGACCTGGTAGTCTGCCGGGCCGGGGCCACCACCGTGGCCGAGATCACCCTGATGGGCAAAGCGGCCATCATGATCCCCTATCCGTATGCGGTTAACGATCATCAGGCCATGAACGCCGCAGAGCTCCAGAAAGTGGGTGCTGCGGAAATGATTCTGGAACGGGATCTTACGGGTGCCGGTTTGTGGGCCAGGATACAGACATTGATGGAGCATCCCCAGATGCTGGCCAAAATGCAGGAAGAGTCAAAACGGCTGGGGAAGCCGGAGGCGGCATCGAGGATCGTGCAGGAATGCCTGAAGGTAGTTGGAGAGAAGTCAGGAGTCAGGAGCCAGGAGCCAGAATAA
- the murC gene encoding UDP-N-acetylmuramate--L-alanine ligase encodes MHWKINHIHFIGIGGIGMSGLAGLLHNLGFRVSGSDIAESENTLHLRKLGVAVTIGHHPDNIGSADVVVYSSAIRQDNPELLAARNSTAPLIPRAEMLAELMRMKYGIAIAGTHGKTTTTSMIATVLAEGGLDPTAVIGGRLASFGSNAWLGQGDFLVAEADESDGSFLQLSPAIAVVTTLDEEHMDYYGSLDRLKAAFLDFINKVPFYGTAVICLDQGNIQALVPDIRKRYISYGLISRTDLTASAIEAAGLQSSFEVIWKEQKLGRMVLNVPGIHNVYNSLAATAVGLDLGLSFDTIREGLAAFRGADRRFQIKARVNNTYVVDDYGHHPAEIQATLATARSVLATEAEGAVTGRRLIVIFQPHRYTRTRDLLAEFATAFYQSDTLIITDIYPAGERPIEGINALAMAEGVRQSGHTDVHYIPDKDEIPALIGHMVRPGDMILTLGAGDIWKLDSRIVALVEEKFS; translated from the coding sequence ATGCACTGGAAGATCAACCACATACATTTTATCGGCATTGGCGGTATCGGCATGAGCGGTCTGGCCGGGTTGCTCCACAACCTGGGCTTTCGGGTGAGCGGATCGGATATTGCCGAATCGGAAAATACCCTGCACTTGCGCAAGCTCGGCGTCGCCGTGACCATTGGCCATCATCCTGACAATATCGGCTCTGCCGATGTGGTGGTCTATTCTTCAGCCATCCGGCAGGATAACCCTGAGCTTCTGGCCGCTCGAAACTCCACTGCTCCGCTTATCCCCAGAGCGGAAATGCTGGCTGAGCTGATGCGCATGAAGTACGGCATTGCCATTGCCGGAACTCATGGGAAAACCACTACCACCTCGATGATCGCCACGGTGCTGGCCGAGGGCGGCCTTGATCCCACTGCCGTCATCGGCGGCAGGTTGGCCAGTTTTGGCAGCAATGCCTGGCTGGGGCAGGGGGATTTTCTGGTGGCCGAGGCGGATGAAAGTGACGGCTCCTTTTTGCAATTGAGCCCTGCCATTGCCGTGGTCACTACCCTGGATGAAGAGCATATGGACTATTACGGCTCACTGGATCGGTTGAAGGCCGCCTTCCTGGATTTCATCAATAAGGTGCCTTTCTACGGAACCGCAGTCATCTGCCTGGATCAGGGGAATATTCAGGCCCTGGTGCCTGACATCCGGAAACGGTATATCTCCTATGGTCTGATCAGCCGGACGGACCTTACGGCTTCAGCCATCGAGGCCGCAGGGCTGCAATCTTCCTTTGAGGTTATCTGGAAGGAACAAAAACTTGGCCGGATGGTGCTGAACGTGCCGGGAATCCATAACGTCTATAATTCCCTGGCTGCTACAGCCGTAGGTCTTGACCTTGGACTTTCCTTTGACACTATCCGGGAGGGCCTGGCTGCCTTCCGGGGAGCGGACCGGCGATTCCAGATCAAGGCCAGGGTGAACAACACCTATGTGGTCGATGATTACGGGCATCATCCTGCGGAGATACAGGCTACTCTGGCCACAGCCAGGAGCGTTCTGGCCACTGAAGCGGAAGGGGCAGTAACGGGCCGCCGCCTGATCGTGATCTTCCAGCCTCACCGCTACACCAGAACCAGGGATTTGCTGGCGGAGTTCGCTACTGCCTTTTACCAGTCCGATACCCTGATCATCACGGATATCTATCCGGCTGGAGAAAGGCCGATCGAGGGCATCAATGCCCTGGCAATGGCCGAAGGGGTCAGACAGAGCGGCCATACGGATGTGCACTACATTCCTGACAAGGATGAGATACCGGCCCTGATCGGACATATGGTCCGGCCCGGAGATATGATTCTGACCCTGGGTGCCGGAGATATCTGGAAGCTCGATTCCCGGATCGTGGCCCTGGTCGAGGAGAAATTTTCATGA
- the murB gene encoding UDP-N-acetylmuramate dehydrogenase: MMSRSFADRLTSAFPGEVKFQEPMKYHTSFGIGGPAECLATVKSLDELRLLLSLADEYRQPVFILGRGTNILVRDGGIRGLVIRLDGEFTKAGVQRHELIGGAACPLSSLLRLSVQHKLSGLEFATGIPGAFGGAVCMNAGSAEEGIGSLVRDIHLVYADGSTGVLPAGSLNFSYRHCSLPEGSIITAIALQLSQVEHKEIILARIKERYTERLKSQPLRDRSAGCIFRNPPGESAGRLIDQAGLKGLSIGGAQISTIHANFIINREGASCFDVVRLIDVIREKVYQSSGFTLETEVLLVGEG; encoded by the coding sequence ATGATGAGTCGGAGCTTTGCGGACCGGCTGACAAGCGCTTTTCCGGGAGAGGTGAAATTTCAGGAACCCATGAAATATCATACCTCGTTCGGTATCGGGGGGCCGGCTGAGTGCCTGGCCACAGTAAAGAGCCTCGATGAATTGCGCCTGCTCCTTTCCCTGGCCGATGAATACCGGCAGCCGGTCTTTATTCTGGGCAGGGGAACCAATATCCTGGTGCGGGATGGAGGAATCCGGGGGCTGGTGATCCGCCTGGATGGAGAATTTACCAAGGCCGGAGTGCAGAGACATGAACTTATCGGCGGTGCCGCCTGCCCCCTCTCTTCGCTGCTTCGGCTGTCGGTTCAGCACAAGTTGTCCGGCCTGGAATTTGCTACTGGTATTCCGGGGGCTTTCGGTGGAGCAGTATGCATGAATGCAGGTTCGGCTGAAGAAGGGATAGGGTCTCTGGTCAGGGACATCCATCTGGTCTATGCAGATGGATCGACCGGAGTGCTGCCAGCCGGGAGCCTGAATTTCTCCTATCGCCACTGCTCCCTGCCGGAGGGGAGTATCATTACTGCTATCGCTCTTCAGCTCAGCCAGGTTGAGCATAAGGAGATCATCCTGGCCAGGATCAAAGAGCGGTATACGGAGCGGCTGAAATCCCAGCCCCTGCGGGACCGGTCGGCAGGCTGCATATTCAGGAATCCGCCGGGCGAATCAGCGGGCAGGCTGATTGATCAGGCCGGGCTGAAAGGGCTTTCGATCGGTGGTGCGCAAATCTCGACCATTCATGCCAATTTTATCATCAACCGGGAGGGAGCTTCCTGTTTCGATGTTGTACGGTTAATCGATGTGATCCGGGAAAAAGTCTATCAATCCTCTGGTTTTACTTTGGAGACAGAGGTTCTGCTCGTGGGAGAAGGATGA
- a CDS encoding D-alanine--D-alanine ligase: MKIAVLMGGTSSEREVSLRTGRAIENALRSQGFQVVGIDADGQIANKLTAERIDLVFLALHGKNGEDGSVQGLLEIMGIPYTGSNVLASALAFHKARTKAVLSFHNIPTPRFAVLSQADFLSQPEETEKLVWKYPVIVKPCEEGSTFGVSLVRSPADLEAACAHAFRYGREALIEDFIDGREVTVGILGNQTLPVVEVIPLSGFYDYESKYTPGKTEYVVPARLEENLYQQVQYWGLQAHRALGCRGVSRVDIRIDRQGNPFVLEVNTIPGMTETSLLPKAARVAGISFEELVKRILVSACEQD, from the coding sequence ATGAAAATTGCTGTACTCATGGGAGGCACCTCTTCGGAGCGTGAAGTATCGCTCAGGACAGGGCGTGCCATCGAAAATGCGTTGAGAAGCCAGGGGTTTCAGGTAGTGGGTATCGATGCTGACGGCCAGATTGCCAATAAACTGACAGCCGAGCGGATTGATCTGGTATTTTTGGCTCTGCACGGAAAGAACGGAGAGGATGGATCGGTTCAGGGGCTTTTAGAGATCATGGGGATACCGTACACCGGCTCCAATGTTCTGGCCAGCGCTCTTGCCTTTCATAAGGCCAGGACCAAAGCTGTGTTGAGTTTCCATAATATCCCTACGCCAAGGTTTGCGGTCTTGAGTCAGGCGGATTTTTTATCTCAGCCGGAAGAAACCGAAAAGCTGGTCTGGAAGTATCCGGTCATCGTCAAACCCTGTGAGGAGGGATCCACCTTTGGTGTTTCTCTGGTGAGGTCTCCCGCTGACCTGGAAGCTGCCTGCGCCCATGCCTTCCGGTATGGCAGGGAAGCCCTGATCGAGGATTTCATCGATGGACGGGAAGTTACGGTAGGGATTTTGGGCAATCAGACCCTGCCGGTGGTAGAGGTTATTCCCCTGTCAGGGTTTTATGACTATGAATCCAAGTATACGCCGGGGAAAACGGAATACGTCGTGCCTGCCCGGCTTGAGGAAAACCTCTATCAGCAGGTTCAATACTGGGGATTGCAGGCTCATCGGGCGCTTGGGTGCAGGGGCGTATCGAGGGTGGATATCCGGATCGACCGGCAGGGGAACCCCTTTGTGCTGGAGGTCAATACCATTCCCGGTATGACCGAAACAAGCCTTTTGCCCAAGGCGGCCAGGGTGGCCGGGATTTCGTTTGAGGAACTGGTGAAAAGGATTCTTGTTTCAGCTTGTGAGCAGGACTGA
- a CDS encoding cell division protein FtsQ/DivIB, translated as MSTWKKRLFIATLTALTCSLAVWGGYRLLDRIQTFRVSRITLAGAERCDTRKIGELAFSAAYGRCIFKVNLPDLYQQIRSDGWIRNLSIRRVMPSTLEIQIEERVPFGILHADQLFLVDREGVLITAIGNKKAWKSLPLIRGLDLKGAGAGCKPDSPGLESALNALALMQEMRAPWLAKFREISVKSPENLILSSQGKGCEIRLGSSNLRENLQYLKSAWSTIQASVSGIQYIDLRYKNQLIIKPHKHIG; from the coding sequence ATGAGTACCTGGAAGAAGAGACTGTTTATCGCAACCCTGACAGCCCTGACCTGCTCTCTGGCAGTGTGGGGCGGGTACCGGCTCCTGGACAGGATTCAAACGTTCCGGGTATCCAGGATTACCCTTGCCGGAGCAGAGCGGTGTGATACGAGGAAGATCGGGGAATTGGCCTTTTCAGCAGCCTATGGCCGGTGTATCTTCAAGGTCAACCTGCCGGACCTGTATCAGCAGATCCGGTCCGACGGATGGATCAGGAATTTATCCATTCGCCGGGTTATGCCTTCCACCCTGGAGATTCAGATCGAGGAGCGGGTGCCTTTTGGTATTCTTCATGCCGATCAGCTCTTTCTGGTGGATAGAGAGGGTGTACTGATTACGGCCATAGGGAACAAAAAGGCATGGAAGAGCCTGCCGCTTATCAGGGGGCTGGATTTGAAGGGGGCTGGCGCAGGCTGTAAGCCTGACTCTCCCGGGCTGGAGTCAGCCCTGAATGCCCTTGCTCTGATGCAGGAAATGAGAGCCCCGTGGCTGGCAAAGTTTCGGGAAATATCGGTAAAGAGTCCGGAGAATCTCATTCTCTCCAGCCAGGGGAAAGGCTGTGAGATCCGGCTTGGGAGCAGTAACCTGCGGGAGAACCTCCAGTATTTGAAGTCCGCCTGGAGCACCATCCAGGCCAGTGTGTCCGGTATTCAATATATTGACCTGAGATACAAGAATCAGCTTATTATCAAACCACACAAGCATATTGGTTAA
- the ftsA gene encoding cell division protein FtsA: MVKKDNLIVGLDIGTTKICTIIGEVGSRGEIDIIGLGLSPSHGLRKGVVIDLESTVESIKRSVHEAQVMSGIQVDSAYVGIAGGHIRGINSRGVIAILGKNREITQNDIDRVIDAAKAVALPVDREVIHVLPQEYIVDNQDKIKQPLGMSGVRLEAEVHIVTGAITSAQNIIKSVNRAGLEVKDIILEQLASSEATLTHDEKELGVAVIDIGGGTTDLAIFVDGSIRHTAVISLGGDNFTHDIAVGLRTPNQEAEQIKREYGCVMAALLDGEETIDVPTVGRRRPRTVSRQVLAEIMEPRAEEIFGLVDREIKSSGYGDLIPAGVVITGGSSLMAGMVEISEQIFDLPVRIGIPTGFGGLADVVRSPEYSTGVGLILYGWKSGQKKVNFKTQQSDSHLFQNILKRMKDWMKDFF; the protein is encoded by the coding sequence ATGGTTAAGAAAGATAACCTTATTGTAGGGCTGGATATTGGCACAACCAAGATTTGTACTATTATCGGAGAGGTTGGCAGCCGGGGTGAGATCGATATCATCGGCCTTGGCCTCAGCCCTTCCCACGGATTGCGCAAGGGAGTGGTCATCGACCTTGAAAGCACGGTCGAATCCATCAAAAGATCGGTCCATGAGGCGCAGGTCATGTCCGGCATTCAGGTGGATTCAGCCTATGTCGGCATTGCCGGAGGGCATATCAGGGGCATCAACAGCCGGGGGGTGATTGCTATTTTAGGCAAGAACCGGGAGATCACCCAGAACGATATCGACCGGGTCATCGATGCTGCCAAGGCTGTAGCTTTGCCCGTGGACCGGGAGGTGATCCATGTCCTGCCGCAGGAGTATATCGTCGATAATCAGGACAAGATCAAGCAGCCTCTGGGAATGAGCGGGGTCCGGCTGGAGGCGGAAGTCCATATCGTGACCGGAGCCATTACTTCCGCCCAGAATATTATCAAAAGTGTCAACCGTGCCGGGCTTGAGGTAAAGGATATCATTCTGGAGCAGCTCGCTTCCAGCGAGGCTACCCTGACCCATGATGAAAAGGAACTGGGCGTGGCGGTGATCGATATTGGAGGAGGGACCACGGATTTAGCCATTTTCGTGGATGGAAGCATCCGGCACACGGCTGTTATTTCACTTGGCGGGGACAACTTTACCCACGATATTGCCGTAGGTTTGAGGACCCCTAACCAGGAGGCCGAACAGATAAAAAGAGAGTACGGGTGTGTGATGGCCGCCCTGCTGGATGGGGAGGAAACGATCGATGTGCCCACAGTCGGAAGGCGAAGGCCCCGGACCGTATCGCGTCAGGTACTGGCGGAAATTATGGAACCCAGGGCTGAGGAGATTTTCGGACTGGTTGACCGGGAGATCAAGAGCAGCGGCTATGGTGATCTGATTCCGGCAGGAGTGGTCATTACCGGCGGCTCGTCGCTCATGGCCGGGATGGTGGAAATTTCCGAACAGATTTTTGACTTACCCGTGCGGATAGGCATCCCAACCGGCTTTGGCGGGCTGGCGGATGTGGTCAGAAGTCCTGAATACTCCACCGGGGTGGGCCTGATTCTCTATGGATGGAAGAGCGGTCAAAAAAAGGTTAATTTCAAGACTCAACAGAGCGATAGTCACCTTTTCCAAAACATTCTCAAGCGGATGAAAGACTGGATGAAGGATTTCTTTTAA
- the ftsZ gene encoding cell division protein FtsZ — protein MPIDLEENYECSANIKVIGVGGGGSNAVNRMINSKMQGVEFYVVNTDLQALRNSPAVNRLQLGARLTRGLGAGANPEIGRKAAQEDEEKILEVVQGADMLFITAGMGGGTGTGAAPVISNIAKKAGILTVAVVTKPFIFEGKRRMMQAEKGLEELKAAVDSLVTIPNQRLLNIIEPQTSMRSAFSMADEILHQAVQGISDLITKHGEINLDFADVKTIMSEKGTALMGTGIARGEKRALEATKKAISSPLLEDNSLEGARGVLLNITGGSDLTLWEVNEASSAISELVHEDANIIFGSVHDEGMVDEVRVTVIATGFDHREESVQKLENVVTQAARLKPESYNPRNRDVPTYLRTQDKVQEKFQEKRAGKREGLESLSSSSGPRFARGRSIVSSENLGLLDNPDRDEDEHLNVPTFLRRQID, from the coding sequence ATGCCAATAGATCTTGAAGAGAATTACGAATGTTCAGCGAATATCAAGGTAATCGGGGTGGGAGGAGGCGGAAGCAACGCTGTCAACCGGATGATTAACTCCAAAATGCAGGGTGTGGAGTTTTACGTGGTAAATACCGACTTACAGGCACTCAGAAATTCTCCGGCGGTAAACCGGCTGCAACTGGGCGCCAGGCTGACCCGGGGATTGGGGGCCGGAGCAAATCCGGAAATCGGCCGCAAGGCTGCCCAGGAGGATGAGGAAAAGATTCTGGAAGTTGTCCAGGGAGCGGATATGCTTTTTATCACCGCCGGTATGGGAGGCGGCACCGGGACCGGTGCAGCTCCGGTGATTTCCAATATTGCCAAAAAGGCCGGTATTCTGACCGTGGCTGTGGTGACCAAGCCTTTTATCTTCGAGGGGAAAAGAAGGATGATGCAGGCCGAAAAAGGGCTTGAGGAGCTGAAGGCAGCCGTTGACTCTCTGGTCACGATCCCCAATCAGCGGCTTTTGAACATCATCGAACCTCAGACCTCGATGAGGAGTGCCTTCAGCATGGCGGATGAAATTCTGCACCAGGCAGTGCAGGGAATTTCGGATCTGATTACCAAGCATGGAGAGATTAACCTGGATTTTGCCGATGTTAAGACCATCATGTCGGAAAAAGGAACCGCTCTGATGGGCACCGGCATTGCCAGAGGAGAAAAGCGGGCTTTAGAGGCGACCAAGAAGGCCATATCGAGTCCTCTGCTGGAGGATAACTCTCTCGAAGGTGCCCGTGGGGTTCTCCTGAACATCACCGGCGGAAGCGACCTGACCCTGTGGGAAGTGAACGAGGCATCGTCAGCTATTTCCGAGCTGGTTCACGAGGATGCCAATATCATTTTCGGTTCCGTGCATGACGAAGGAATGGTGGATGAGGTCCGGGTAACCGTGATCGCCACCGGATTCGACCACCGGGAAGAGAGCGTGCAGAAACTGGAAAACGTGGTAACGCAGGCAGCCAGGCTGAAGCCGGAAAGCTACAATCCCCGAAACCGGGATGTCCCGACCTACCTGCGGACCCAGGACAAGGTCCAGGAGAAATTCCAGGAGAAAAGGGCAGGGAAAAGAGAAGGCCTTGAAAGCCTGTCCTCTTCATCGGGTCCTCGTTTTGCCCGGGGCCGGTCGATAGTCAGTTCGGAGAATCTGGGCCTTCTGGACAATCCGGATAGGGATGAAGACGAGCATCTGAACGTGCCGACTTTCCTCCGGCGTCAGATTGACTGA
- a CDS encoding energy-coupling factor transporter transmembrane component T — protein MFSIGCYNQADRESVLDRLDPWTKLVILFGFFGVVFFYPSPGILLCTGISLVLSAKVGKISIGYLIHRLKFLLWFFIFGNLFYFFFTPGRILYQIPGLGLTVTQEGVRKGLTLIAQLCLMATASFLLLGTTSTVKLIKCVQCIFYPLYRLGIAVPDITLMMVMSLRFIPVLLSEGKRITQIQMSRAGYAGEEGLIGYAKNLVPLISPIFLSTVRKAQILALAIEQRGYTGEVSRQHFYFPRLHRRDVAALVLAGLFLAGLILRQQQAGYIVRPGW, from the coding sequence ATGTTTTCGATCGGGTGCTATAATCAGGCAGATCGGGAATCGGTTCTCGACCGTCTGGATCCCTGGACGAAACTGGTCATTCTGTTCGGGTTTTTCGGGGTTGTGTTTTTCTACCCTTCGCCAGGGATCTTATTGTGTACCGGCATATCCCTCGTGCTTTCGGCCAAAGTAGGAAAGATATCAATCGGTTACCTGATCCACCGGTTGAAATTCCTGCTCTGGTTTTTCATCTTCGGCAACCTTTTTTACTTCTTCTTCACCCCTGGCCGGATTCTCTACCAGATTCCGGGGCTGGGGCTCACCGTGACACAGGAAGGAGTGAGGAAGGGGTTAACCCTGATCGCTCAGCTCTGCCTGATGGCCACTGCCTCCTTCCTGCTCCTTGGGACCACTTCCACGGTCAAACTGATAAAATGTGTTCAGTGCATCTTTTACCCTCTCTACCGGCTGGGTATTGCAGTCCCTGACATTACCCTGATGATGGTCATGAGCTTGCGGTTTATCCCGGTGCTGCTCTCGGAAGGAAAGCGGATCACCCAGATTCAGATGAGCCGGGCAGGATATGCCGGGGAAGAGGGATTGATCGGCTATGCCAAAAACCTTGTCCCCCTGATCAGCCCCATATTTTTGTCCACTGTCCGCAAAGCCCAGATTCTGGCCCTGGCCATAGAGCAGCGGGGCTATACCGGAGAGGTGAGCAGGCAGCACTTCTACTTTCCCCGGCTGCACAGACGGGATGTGGCAGCCCTGGTGCTCGCGGGGCTGTTCCTGGCCGGGCTGATTCTCAGGCAGCAGCAGGCAGGGTACATCGTGCGGCCAGGGTGGTGA